The following coding sequences lie in one Angustibacter luteus genomic window:
- the rpsI gene encoding 30S ribosomal protein S9, which yields MAESTTEVELDAEDAPSSYTSESTEAPARRVVVTSPAAATGRRKEAVARIRIVPGTGRWTINGRELANYFPNKVHQQIVNEPFKVLELDGSYDVIARVHGGGPSGQAGAVRLGIARSLNAVDEEANRPALKKAGFLTRDPRAIERKKAGLKKARKAPQYSKR from the coding sequence GTGGCTGAGTCCACCACCGAGGTCGAGCTCGACGCAGAGGACGCGCCGAGCAGCTACACCAGCGAGTCCACCGAGGCGCCCGCGCGTCGTGTCGTGGTCACGTCCCCTGCCGCGGCCACCGGCCGCCGCAAGGAGGCTGTCGCCCGCATCCGGATCGTTCCGGGCACCGGTCGCTGGACCATCAACGGCCGCGAGCTGGCCAACTACTTCCCCAACAAGGTCCACCAGCAGATCGTCAACGAGCCCTTCAAGGTGCTCGAGCTGGACGGCTCCTACGACGTCATCGCCCGCGTGCACGGCGGCGGCCCCAGCGGTCAGGCCGGCGCGGTGCGTCTCGGCATCGCCCGCTCGCTGAACGCCGTCGACGAAGAGGCGAACCGCCCGGCGCTGAAGAAGGCCGGCTTCCTGACCCGCGACCCGCGCGCCATCGAGCGCAAGAAGGCCGGTCTCAAGAAGGCCCGCAAGGCTCCGCAGTACAGCAAGCGCTGA
- a CDS encoding ABC-F family ATP-binding cassette domain-containing protein encodes MGHVDLNAISYHLPDGRPLLDDVSFRVGDGATVALVGPNGTGKTTLLRIIAGDLDAHGGAVTRSGGLGVMRQFVGQVRDTSTVRDLLLTVAPVRVREAADALADAELLMMESDDEPIQMRYAQALADWADAGGYDAETLWDVCTVAAIGIPYEKAQWREVRTLSGGEQKRLVLEALLRGPEEVLLLDEPDNYLDVPGKRWLEERLRETPKTVLLVSHDRELLDRAASRIATLEPGAAGSTAWVHPGRFSTYHAARAARFAKLEELRRRWDEEHQKLKDLVQMYKVKAAYNDGLASRYQAAKTRLAKFEEAGPPEELPQRQNVRMRLQGGRTAKRAVICEQLELTGLMKPFDLEVWYGERVAVLGSNGSGKSHFLRLLAAGGSDPDVEHQPVDDVVIAPVVHQGRARLGARVRPGWFAQTHEHPRLVGRTLLEILHRGDEHRDGLPREQAAKTLDRYELARAGEQVFESLSGGQQARFQILLLELSGATLLLLDEPTDNLDLHSAEALEDGLSAFEGTVLAVTHDRWFTRGFDRFLVFGSDGDVYESTDPVWDETRVVRQR; translated from the coding sequence GTGGGACACGTCGACCTGAATGCCATCAGCTACCACCTGCCGGACGGCCGGCCGTTGCTGGACGACGTCTCGTTCCGGGTCGGGGACGGTGCCACGGTCGCGCTGGTCGGCCCCAACGGCACCGGCAAGACCACGTTGCTGCGGATCATCGCCGGCGACCTGGACGCGCACGGCGGGGCCGTCACCCGCAGCGGCGGCCTCGGCGTCATGCGCCAGTTCGTCGGCCAGGTGCGCGACACCTCGACGGTCCGCGACCTGCTGCTCACCGTGGCCCCCGTGCGGGTCCGGGAGGCCGCCGACGCGCTTGCCGACGCCGAGCTGCTGATGATGGAGTCGGACGACGAGCCGATCCAGATGCGGTACGCGCAGGCGCTCGCGGACTGGGCGGACGCCGGCGGGTACGACGCCGAGACGCTCTGGGACGTCTGCACGGTGGCCGCGATCGGCATCCCGTACGAGAAGGCCCAGTGGCGCGAGGTGCGCACGTTGTCCGGCGGCGAGCAGAAGCGGCTGGTGCTCGAGGCGCTGCTGCGTGGGCCGGAGGAGGTCCTGCTGCTCGACGAGCCGGACAACTACCTCGACGTCCCGGGCAAGCGCTGGCTGGAGGAGCGGCTGCGCGAGACCCCCAAGACCGTGCTGCTGGTGAGCCACGACCGCGAGCTGCTGGACCGCGCGGCCAGCCGGATCGCGACGCTCGAGCCCGGCGCGGCGGGCAGCACCGCGTGGGTGCACCCCGGCCGGTTCTCGACGTACCACGCAGCGCGGGCGGCCCGGTTCGCCAAGCTCGAGGAGCTGCGCCGCCGCTGGGACGAGGAGCACCAGAAGCTCAAGGACCTGGTGCAGATGTACAAGGTCAAGGCGGCCTACAACGACGGGCTGGCCAGCCGGTACCAGGCGGCCAAGACCCGGTTGGCGAAGTTCGAGGAGGCCGGCCCGCCGGAGGAGCTGCCGCAGCGGCAGAACGTCCGGATGCGGCTGCAGGGGGGCCGCACGGCCAAGCGCGCCGTGATCTGCGAGCAGCTCGAGCTGACCGGCCTGATGAAGCCGTTCGACCTGGAGGTCTGGTACGGCGAACGGGTCGCGGTGCTCGGGTCGAACGGCTCCGGCAAGTCGCACTTCCTGCGGCTGCTGGCCGCGGGTGGCAGCGACCCCGACGTCGAGCACCAGCCGGTGGACGACGTGGTCATCGCGCCGGTGGTGCACCAGGGTCGGGCCCGGCTCGGCGCGCGGGTGCGGCCGGGGTGGTTCGCGCAGACGCACGAGCACCCCCGGCTGGTCGGGCGCACCCTGCTGGAGATCCTGCACCGGGGCGACGAGCACCGGGACGGGCTGCCCCGCGAGCAGGCGGCCAAGACGCTGGACCGCTACGAGCTGGCCCGGGCCGGCGAGCAGGTCTTCGAGTCGCTGAGCGGCGGCCAGCAGGCCCGGTTCCAGATCCTGCTGCTCGAGCTGAGCGGCGCGACGCTGCTGCTGCTCGACGAGCCGACCGACAACCTCGACCTGCACTCGGCCGAGGCGCTCGAGGACGGACTGTCGGCGTTCGAGGGTACGGTCCTGGCCGTGACCCACGACCGGTGGTTCACGAGGGGTTTCGACCGGTTCCTGGTGTTCGGCTCGGACGGCGACGTGTACGAGTCGACGGACCCGGTCTGGGATGAGACGAGGGTGGTGAGGCAGCGATGA
- the pulA gene encoding pullulanase-type alpha-1,6-glucosidase — protein sequence MIAVHIHPFRRRLAPWSALTVLALVAALLGAQAAPSAQAAEPTPIPASVTLVGSLQSELGCSGDWDPACAKTHLQRVGDSPVFTARFTVPAGSWELKVALNDAWDESYGQDGGSGNIAITLAGAAELEVSYDHTSHRVGITPTDLPGPVTAADRKLAQPSLRAPLTREQMYFVMADRFANGSTANDAGGLTGGRLETGLDPTAKGFYHGGDLQGLTTKLDYIKGLGTTAIWLTPSFKNRPVQGTGSDASAGYHGYWITDFTQVDPHLGTNADLKNLVNAAHRKGMKVFFDIITNHTADVIDYTQKQYSYIDKATAPYKDASGKAFDDKDFAGTNSFPTLDAATSFPYTPTFRSEADKTVKVPAWLNDPTLYHNRGDSTFAGESAEYGDFVGLDDLFTEQPAVLKGMTDVYKTWVDFGIDGFRIDTVKHVNMEFWQSFSPAMQAEAKAQGNDDFFMFGEVYDARPSFMSQYTTTGKLPATLDFGFQAAAKDFVLGKPTTGMRDLIAGDDYYTDTDSNAYELPTFLGNHDMGRIGYFLKSGGITDSADLLQRDTLAHQLMYLTRGQPVVYYGDEQGFTGAGAGNDQSARQDMFASKVDEYNTDPVVIGGTTGSKDRYLTGSPMYQAIAKVAALRKNNPALADGTQVHRYASSSAGIYAFSRVDRTSKVEYLVAANNATTAKTVDVATFGDRETFKNLLGGQKSLRTNAEGRTTITVPPLSVAVWKGSRPVDRRRHAPAVYPSSPQPGAVVGGRAEIGVSVPENALAEVTFAYRPVGTTAWQRLGTDDNAPYRVFHDTSGLAKGTMVEYRAVLKDSSGNYSATSTYGIVGDPAPAGGGGGGGVGPVVQPDNVSVPGDHNSEMGCPGDWQPDCDQAQLTLDPKDQVWKGTYTLPSVPHAYKAALNKNWDVNYGAGGVLNGSNISYTPPAGPVSFYYDQSTHYVTSDAEGPIVTAPGSFQSELGCPADWSPDCMRPWLQDPDGDGVFTWRTDQIPAGDYEVKAAHGLSWDESYGAGGAAGGANIPFTVPGPGVITTFSYTLATHVLTVGTSRAGAAPDLSKAKAHWVSRDLVAWPADDVPAGATPEQLRWRLHWATDGGLAVDDEAVTGGESAPLTYDPRGLPASVTAKYPALQGFLALRVPRKTARHAEQILRGQMAVAEYDSLGRLADATGVQVPGVLDDLYRGARSERLGLTWRGSTSSLALWAPTAQDVDVLLWRPGHESAAPQRVQLRRDRDGVWSANGSSSWKGGQYRYDVTVYAPTTRAVEHNQVTDPYSLALTTNSTRSVLADLSDPALRPNQWRSTASPRLAQDVDSTIYELHVRDFSVSDTSVPAAHRGTYLAFADDGAGTKHLKALARAGLNTVHLLPTFDLTSVPESKADQKTPDCDLPSLPPDSEQQQACVTAVAADDAFNWGYDPYHWMAPEGSYATDPTGTARVREFRTMVGALHADGLRVVLDQVFNHTSASGQAETSVLDRIVPGYYQRLNAKTGAVETSTCCQNVATEHAMAEKLMVDSVVSWAREYKVDGFRFDLMGHASKANMLAVRHALDALTVGRDGVDGKSVYVYGEGWNFGEVANNALFYQATQGQLGGTGIGTFSDRLRDAVRGGGPFDDDPRVQGLGSGLAGDPNGAAINGDAAQQAQTLAHATDLVQLGMAGNLRAYTFRDAAGDVVRGDQVEYNGQPAGYADQPDEVVSYVDAHDNETLWDTLTYKLPQATAMSDRIRMNTLSLATTALGQSPSFWHAGADLLRSKSLDRNSFDSGDWFNRLDWTGADNGFGHGLPPKADNEAKWPFQKPLLADAALKPTAAQVAGASAAAQDLLRLRSSSRLFRLGSAALIGQKVSFPASGTSSAHPGVIVLRVDDTVGPDVDPALRGLVVVVNATPEAVTQQVPGLAGHALRLSPVQAGGSDPVVKGTTWAATSGTATVPARTVAVLVER from the coding sequence ATGATCGCCGTGCACATCCACCCGTTCCGCCGTCGGCTGGCGCCCTGGTCCGCACTCACCGTGCTGGCACTGGTGGCTGCCCTGCTGGGGGCTCAGGCCGCGCCGTCCGCCCAGGCAGCGGAGCCCACGCCCATCCCGGCGAGTGTGACCCTGGTCGGCTCGCTGCAGAGCGAGCTCGGCTGCTCCGGCGACTGGGACCCGGCGTGCGCGAAGACCCACCTGCAGCGGGTCGGGGACTCCCCGGTGTTCACCGCGCGGTTCACCGTGCCGGCGGGCAGCTGGGAGCTCAAGGTCGCGCTCAACGACGCCTGGGACGAGAGCTACGGCCAGGACGGCGGCAGCGGCAACATCGCGATCACCCTGGCCGGCGCCGCTGAGCTCGAGGTCAGCTACGACCACACCAGCCACCGGGTCGGCATCACTCCGACCGACCTGCCCGGCCCGGTCACCGCAGCGGACCGGAAGCTGGCCCAGCCGAGCCTGCGCGCCCCGCTGACCCGCGAGCAGATGTACTTCGTGATGGCCGACCGGTTCGCCAACGGCAGCACCGCCAACGACGCGGGCGGGCTGACCGGTGGACGGCTCGAGACCGGGTTGGACCCGACCGCCAAGGGCTTCTACCACGGCGGCGACCTCCAGGGCCTGACCACGAAGCTCGACTACATCAAGGGCCTCGGGACGACGGCCATCTGGCTCACGCCGTCCTTCAAGAACCGTCCGGTGCAGGGCACCGGCAGCGACGCCAGCGCCGGCTACCACGGCTACTGGATCACCGACTTCACCCAGGTCGACCCGCACCTGGGCACCAACGCGGACCTGAAGAACCTGGTGAACGCGGCGCACCGCAAGGGGATGAAGGTCTTCTTCGACATCATCACGAACCACACCGCGGACGTCATCGACTACACGCAGAAGCAGTACTCGTACATCGACAAGGCGACCGCCCCGTACAAGGACGCGAGCGGAAAGGCGTTCGACGACAAGGACTTCGCGGGCACCAACAGCTTCCCGACGCTGGACGCCGCGACATCGTTCCCGTACACGCCGACCTTCCGCAGCGAGGCCGACAAGACGGTGAAGGTGCCGGCCTGGCTGAACGACCCGACGCTGTACCACAACCGCGGTGACTCGACCTTCGCCGGCGAGAGCGCGGAGTACGGCGACTTCGTCGGTCTGGACGACCTGTTCACCGAGCAGCCCGCGGTGCTCAAGGGCATGACGGACGTCTACAAGACGTGGGTCGACTTCGGTATCGACGGCTTCCGGATCGACACCGTCAAGCACGTCAACATGGAGTTCTGGCAGTCCTTCTCGCCGGCCATGCAGGCCGAGGCGAAGGCCCAGGGCAACGACGACTTCTTCATGTTCGGCGAGGTCTACGACGCCCGCCCGTCCTTCATGTCGCAGTACACGACGACCGGCAAGCTGCCGGCCACCCTGGACTTCGGCTTCCAGGCCGCGGCCAAGGACTTCGTGCTCGGCAAACCCACCACCGGCATGCGCGACCTGATCGCCGGGGACGACTACTACACCGACACCGACTCCAACGCCTACGAGCTGCCCACCTTCCTGGGCAACCACGACATGGGCCGGATCGGCTACTTCCTGAAGTCCGGCGGCATCACCGACTCCGCCGACCTCCTCCAGCGCGACACCCTGGCCCACCAGCTCATGTACCTGACGCGCGGCCAGCCCGTCGTCTACTACGGCGACGAGCAGGGCTTCACCGGTGCCGGCGCGGGCAACGACCAGTCCGCGCGGCAGGACATGTTCGCCAGCAAGGTGGACGAGTACAACACCGACCCGGTGGTCATCGGTGGCACGACCGGGTCGAAGGACCGCTACCTGACCGGATCGCCCATGTACCAGGCCATCGCGAAGGTGGCGGCCCTGCGCAAGAACAACCCGGCACTGGCCGACGGCACCCAGGTGCACCGGTACGCGTCGTCGTCCGCCGGGATCTACGCGTTCAGCCGGGTGGACCGCACGAGCAAGGTGGAGTACCTGGTGGCCGCCAACAACGCGACCACCGCCAAGACGGTGGACGTCGCGACCTTCGGCGACCGCGAGACGTTCAAGAACCTGCTGGGTGGCCAGAAATCGCTGCGCACCAACGCCGAGGGCCGGACGACGATCACCGTGCCGCCGCTGTCCGTGGCGGTCTGGAAGGGCAGCCGGCCGGTCGACCGCCGCCGGCACGCGCCGGCCGTCTACCCGTCGTCCCCGCAGCCGGGTGCCGTCGTCGGCGGCCGCGCCGAGATCGGCGTCTCGGTCCCCGAGAACGCGCTGGCCGAGGTGACCTTCGCCTACCGGCCGGTCGGCACCACCGCCTGGCAGCGGCTGGGCACCGACGACAACGCGCCCTACCGCGTCTTCCACGACACCAGCGGCCTCGCCAAGGGGACGATGGTCGAGTACCGCGCGGTGCTGAAGGACAGCAGCGGCAACTACTCCGCGACGTCCACCTACGGCATCGTCGGCGACCCGGCCCCGGCCGGCGGTGGCGGTGGCGGCGGCGTCGGCCCGGTCGTCCAGCCCGACAACGTGAGCGTGCCCGGCGACCACAACTCCGAGATGGGCTGCCCGGGTGACTGGCAGCCGGACTGCGACCAGGCCCAGCTGACCCTGGACCCCAAGGACCAGGTCTGGAAGGGCACGTACACGCTGCCCAGCGTCCCGCACGCCTACAAGGCCGCGCTGAACAAGAACTGGGACGTGAACTACGGCGCCGGTGGCGTGCTCAACGGGAGCAACATCAGCTACACCCCGCCGGCCGGGCCGGTCAGCTTCTACTACGACCAGTCGACCCACTACGTGACCTCGGACGCCGAGGGGCCGATCGTGACCGCGCCCGGGTCGTTCCAGTCCGAGCTCGGCTGCCCCGCGGACTGGAGCCCGGACTGCATGCGGCCCTGGCTGCAGGACCCGGACGGCGACGGCGTCTTCACCTGGCGCACCGACCAGATCCCGGCCGGCGACTACGAGGTGAAGGCCGCCCACGGCCTGAGCTGGGACGAGAGCTACGGCGCCGGCGGGGCGGCGGGCGGGGCCAACATCCCGTTCACGGTCCCCGGACCGGGGGTCATCACGACCTTCTCGTACACCCTGGCCACCCACGTGCTGACCGTCGGGACGTCGCGGGCTGGCGCGGCGCCGGACCTGAGCAAGGCGAAGGCGCACTGGGTCAGCCGTGACCTGGTCGCCTGGCCGGCGGACGACGTCCCGGCCGGGGCGACGCCCGAGCAGCTGCGCTGGCGGCTGCACTGGGCGACGGACGGCGGTCTGGCCGTCGACGACGAGGCGGTCACGGGCGGCGAGTCCGCGCCACTGACCTACGACCCTCGCGGCCTGCCGGCTTCGGTGACCGCGAAGTACCCTGCGCTGCAAGGGTTCCTGGCGCTGCGGGTGCCGCGCAAGACGGCCCGTCACGCCGAGCAGATCCTGCGCGGGCAGATGGCCGTGGCCGAGTACGACTCGCTCGGCCGGCTGGCCGACGCCACCGGGGTGCAGGTGCCCGGCGTGCTCGACGACCTGTACCGCGGGGCGCGCTCGGAGCGGCTCGGGCTGACCTGGCGGGGATCGACGTCCTCGCTCGCGCTGTGGGCACCGACCGCCCAGGACGTCGACGTCCTGCTCTGGCGACCGGGGCACGAGTCCGCTGCGCCGCAACGGGTTCAGCTGCGCCGTGATCGTGACGGCGTGTGGTCGGCGAACGGCTCGTCGTCCTGGAAGGGCGGTCAGTACCGGTACGACGTGACCGTCTACGCGCCGACCACCCGGGCCGTCGAGCACAACCAGGTGACCGACCCCTACTCGCTCGCGCTGACCACCAACTCGACGCGGTCGGTGCTGGCGGACCTGTCCGATCCGGCGCTGCGCCCGAACCAGTGGCGCAGTACCGCGTCGCCGCGGCTCGCCCAGGACGTCGACTCGACGATCTACGAGCTGCACGTGCGGGACTTCTCGGTCTCCGACACCTCGGTGCCCGCCGCGCACCGGGGCACCTACCTGGCCTTCGCGGACGACGGCGCCGGCACGAAGCACCTCAAGGCGCTGGCGAGGGCCGGGCTGAACACCGTGCACCTGCTTCCCACGTTCGACCTGACGTCGGTGCCGGAGAGCAAGGCCGACCAGAAGACGCCGGACTGCGACCTGCCGTCGCTGCCCCCGGACTCCGAGCAGCAGCAGGCGTGCGTCACCGCGGTGGCGGCCGACGACGCCTTCAACTGGGGCTACGACCCCTACCACTGGATGGCCCCCGAAGGCTCCTACGCCACGGACCCGACCGGCACGGCGCGGGTGCGCGAGTTCCGCACCATGGTGGGTGCGCTGCACGCCGACGGGCTGCGCGTCGTCCTGGACCAGGTCTTCAACCACACCTCGGCGTCCGGTCAGGCCGAGACGTCGGTCCTGGACCGGATCGTGCCGGGCTACTACCAGCGGTTGAACGCCAAGACGGGCGCCGTCGAGACCTCGACCTGCTGCCAGAACGTCGCCACCGAGCACGCCATGGCCGAGAAGCTGATGGTCGACTCGGTGGTCAGCTGGGCCCGGGAGTACAAGGTCGACGGGTTCCGGTTCGACCTCATGGGGCACGCCTCGAAGGCGAACATGCTGGCGGTCCGGCACGCGCTGGACGCGCTCACGGTGGGCCGCGACGGGGTCGACGGCAAGAGCGTCTACGTCTACGGCGAGGGCTGGAACTTCGGCGAGGTCGCGAACAACGCGCTGTTCTACCAGGCCACCCAGGGCCAGCTCGGCGGCACCGGGATCGGCACCTTCAGCGACCGGCTGCGCGACGCCGTGCGCGGTGGCGGGCCGTTCGACGACGACCCGCGGGTCCAGGGCCTGGGCTCCGGCCTGGCCGGCGACCCGAACGGCGCCGCGATCAACGGCGACGCGGCCCAGCAGGCGCAGACCTTGGCCCACGCCACCGACCTGGTGCAGCTCGGGATGGCGGGCAACCTGCGGGCGTACACGTTCCGCGACGCGGCCGGAGACGTCGTCCGCGGCGACCAGGTGGAGTACAACGGCCAGCCGGCCGGGTACGCCGACCAGCCCGACGAGGTGGTCAGCTACGTCGACGCGCACGACAACGAGACGCTCTGGGACACGCTGACCTACAAGCTGCCCCAGGCGACCGCCATGAGCGACCGGATCCGGATGAACACCCTGTCGCTGGCCACCACGGCCCTCGGGCAGTCGCCGTCCTTCTGGCACGCCGGGGCCGACCTGCTGCGCAGCAAGTCGCTCGACCGCAACAGCTTCGACTCCGGCGACTGGTTCAACCGGCTCGACTGGACCGGCGCGGACAACGGCTTCGGGCACGGACTGCCGCCCAAGGCCGACAACGAGGCCAAGTGGCCGTTCCAGAAGCCGCTGCTGGCCGACGCCGCGCTCAAGCCGACCGCGGCGCAGGTCGCCGGCGCCTCGGCCGCCGCGCAGGACCTGCTCCGCCTGCGCTCGTCGTCGCGGCTGTTCCGGCTCGGCTCGGCCGCGCTGATCGGGCAGAAGGTGAGCTTCCCGGCCAGCGGGACGTCGTCCGCGCACCCCGGGGTGATCGTGCTCCGGGTGGACGACACCGTCGGGCCGGACGTCGACCCCGCGCTGCGCGGGCTGGTGGTCGTGGTCAACGCGACGCCGGAGGCCGTGACCCAGCAGGTGCCTGGCCTGGCCGGGCACGCGCTGCGGCTGTCACCGGTCCAGGCCGGGGGCTCCGACCCGGTGGTGAAGGGCACGACCTGGGCGGCGACGTCCGGCACGGCCACGGTCCCGGCGCGCACGGTGGCGGTGCTCGTCGAGCGCTGA
- the rplM gene encoding 50S ribosomal protein L13, giving the protein MRTYTPKPGEVDRQWHVIDATDIVLGRLASQVAVLLRGKHKPTFAPHVDTGDFVVIINAEKVALTGAKLEQKKAYRHSGYPGGLRSRTYVEMLEKFPTKAVEKAVKGMLPKNSLAAAQLGKLKVYAGPEHPHRAQNPQPFEITQVAQ; this is encoded by the coding sequence GTGCGTACCTACACCCCGAAGCCCGGCGAGGTCGACCGCCAGTGGCACGTCATCGACGCCACTGACATCGTGCTCGGCCGGCTCGCCAGCCAGGTCGCCGTGCTCCTGCGGGGCAAGCACAAGCCCACCTTCGCGCCGCACGTGGACACCGGCGACTTCGTCGTCATCATCAACGCCGAGAAGGTCGCGCTGACCGGCGCCAAGCTCGAGCAGAAGAAGGCGTACCGCCACTCCGGCTACCCGGGTGGTCTGCGCTCGCGCACGTACGTCGAGATGCTCGAGAAGTTCCCCACCAAGGCGGTCGAGAAGGCCGTCAAGGGCATGCTGCCGAAGAACTCTCTGGCCGCCGCCCAGCTCGGCAAGCTGAAGGTCTACGCCGGCCCGGAGCACCCGCACCGCGCGCAGAACCCCCAGCCGTTCGAGATCACCCAGGTCGCGCAGTAA